The following coding sequences are from one Tistrella bauzanensis window:
- a CDS encoding ABC transporter ATP-binding protein, whose protein sequence is MISVKPEALHGARTAPEPRSRPDDGPPLLSVDDLRVTFTTADGESLKAVDGISFDVRPGETFGVIGESGSGKSTLGRAIVRLLDPTSGQISYDGQDLARLKGRALRQRRRDLQIIFQDPNAALNPRMTILDSVREPLDVVGKGDRASRIARAMDRLDRVGITPEQARRYPHELSGGQKQRVNIARALTLQPRLMVCDEVVAALDVSIRGDVLNLFAEIQREMGLSYVFITHDIGVVSHISDRVAVMYLGRFMELGPVEAIAERPMHPYTRALMAAEPVPVPSWQRAPRRPPLQGEIPSPLNPPSGCRFRTRCPHARPACAETVPDWRPIARNHLVACHFAEEIAAAEQ, encoded by the coding sequence ATGATCAGCGTCAAGCCGGAGGCCCTGCATGGCGCGCGGACGGCACCGGAACCGCGGTCGCGCCCGGATGACGGGCCGCCCTTGCTGTCGGTCGACGATCTGCGCGTCACCTTCACCACCGCCGATGGTGAAAGCCTGAAGGCGGTCGACGGTATCAGCTTCGATGTCCGGCCGGGCGAGACCTTCGGCGTGATCGGCGAAAGCGGGTCGGGCAAATCGACCCTCGGCCGGGCGATCGTGCGTCTGCTGGACCCGACATCCGGACAGATCAGCTATGACGGCCAGGATCTGGCGCGGCTGAAGGGCCGTGCCCTGCGCCAGCGCCGCCGGGATCTCCAGATCATCTTTCAGGATCCCAATGCCGCGCTGAACCCGCGCATGACCATTCTCGACAGCGTGCGCGAGCCGCTGGACGTGGTGGGCAAGGGCGACCGGGCAAGCCGGATCGCGCGGGCGATGGACCGGCTGGACCGGGTGGGGATCACGCCCGAACAGGCGCGGCGCTATCCGCATGAATTGTCGGGCGGCCAGAAACAGCGGGTGAACATCGCCCGCGCCTTGACCCTTCAGCCGCGGCTGATGGTGTGCGACGAGGTGGTGGCGGCCCTGGACGTGTCGATCCGCGGCGATGTGCTGAACCTGTTCGCCGAGATCCAGCGCGAAATGGGGCTGTCTTATGTGTTCATCACCCATGATATCGGGGTGGTGTCGCATATCAGCGACCGGGTGGCGGTGATGTATCTGGGCCGGTTCATGGAACTGGGCCCGGTCGAGGCGATCGCCGAACGGCCGATGCACCCCTATACCCGGGCGCTGATGGCGGCCGAGCCGGTGCCGGTGCCGTCCTGGCAGCGTGCGCCCAGGCGGCCGCCCCTGCAAGGCGAGATCCCGTCGCCGCTGAACCCGCCATCCGGCTGCCGCTTCCGCACCCGCTGCCCCCATGCCCGCCCGGCCTGTGCCGAGACGGTGCCGGACTGGCGGCCCATCGCCCGCAATCATCTGGTTGCCTGCCATTTCGCCGAGGAGATCGCCGCGGCGGAACAGTGA
- a CDS encoding ABC transporter substrate-binding protein — protein sequence MDRRRFLSLLGAGAAGVAASGMLPGHIRQALAAGGVLKVSAPANPSSMDPMTGGSGQDHPFLYTVFDTLVEWEFESLDPKPGLARAWNFPDPKTLVMDLQEGVKFHDGSDFNAEAVKFNLDRNRGDARSNIKADLINVEAVEVTGPLQVTIRLANPDAALPMILSDRAGMMVSPKAVQEKGEAHDRSPVGTGAWSFVTWNDNEKVVVKRNDAYWKPGIPKVDGIEFSIIPELSTGLRSVMAGQNHFVYFLSPQQGMIAKRAPKLTTFTGPTLYCIQIYFNWARKPLDDVRVRQAINHAIDRDAFVKVTMNGIGEKAITNLPSAHWAFDQELAGYYPYDPDKAKALLAEAGHADGLDLHLGGYPDQSSVQRQEFIMEQLRQVGIRVRYSIGTIPEASAAFFGNEKKTDALVSAWTGRPDPSLTYSLMYLPDAYYNGGRGPVPDELVQAIADSRATPDKEARKAAFSQVQKLVLDNALVCPLAFLSALDVAGDKVEGYKPNLLNKPKLYDVSLA from the coding sequence ATGGATCGCCGCCGCTTCCTGTCGCTGCTGGGCGCCGGCGCCGCCGGCGTCGCCGCATCCGGCATGCTGCCCGGCCATATCCGCCAGGCCCTTGCCGCCGGCGGTGTGCTGAAGGTGTCGGCCCCGGCCAACCCGTCGAGCATGGACCCGATGACCGGTGGGTCCGGCCAGGACCATCCCTTCCTGTACACCGTGTTCGACACGCTGGTGGAATGGGAATTCGAAAGCCTCGACCCCAAACCCGGCCTGGCCCGCGCCTGGAACTTCCCCGATCCGAAGACCCTGGTGATGGATCTGCAGGAGGGCGTCAAATTCCATGACGGCAGCGATTTCAACGCTGAAGCGGTGAAGTTCAACCTGGACCGCAATCGCGGCGACGCCCGGTCGAACATCAAGGCCGATCTGATCAATGTCGAGGCGGTCGAGGTGACCGGGCCGCTTCAGGTCACCATCCGGCTGGCCAATCCCGACGCCGCCCTGCCGATGATCCTGTCGGATCGCGCCGGCATGATGGTGTCGCCGAAGGCCGTGCAGGAGAAGGGTGAGGCCCACGACCGCAGCCCCGTCGGCACCGGTGCCTGGAGCTTTGTGACCTGGAACGACAACGAGAAGGTGGTGGTCAAGCGCAACGACGCCTATTGGAAGCCCGGTATTCCCAAGGTCGACGGCATCGAATTCTCGATCATTCCGGAACTGTCGACCGGTCTGCGCTCGGTCATGGCCGGCCAGAACCATTTCGTCTATTTCCTGTCGCCCCAGCAGGGCATGATCGCCAAGCGGGCGCCGAAGCTGACCACCTTCACCGGCCCGACGCTGTATTGCATCCAGATCTATTTCAACTGGGCGCGCAAGCCGCTGGACGATGTTCGGGTGCGTCAGGCGATCAACCATGCCATCGACCGCGACGCCTTCGTCAAGGTCACGATGAACGGTATCGGCGAGAAGGCGATCACCAATCTGCCATCGGCGCATTGGGCCTTCGATCAGGAACTGGCCGGCTATTACCCCTATGATCCCGACAAGGCCAAGGCCCTGCTGGCCGAGGCCGGCCATGCCGACGGGCTGGATCTGCATCTGGGCGGCTATCCCGATCAGAGCTCGGTGCAGCGCCAGGAATTCATCATGGAGCAGCTCCGCCAGGTGGGCATCCGGGTGCGCTATTCGATCGGCACGATCCCCGAGGCATCGGCCGCCTTCTTCGGCAACGAGAAGAAGACCGATGCGCTGGTCTCGGCCTGGACCGGTCGGCCCGATCCCAGCCTGACCTATTCGCTGATGTATCTGCCCGACGCCTATTACAATGGCGGCCGCGGCCCGGTGCCCGATGAGCTGGTGCAGGCGATCGCCGACAGCCGCGCCACCCCCGACAAGGAAGCGCGCAAGGCCGCCTTCTCGCAGGTGCAGAAGCTGGTGCTCGACAATGCGCTGGTCTGCCCGCTGGCCTTCCTGTCGGCGCTGGACGTGGCCGGTGACAAGGTCGAGGGCTACAAGCCCAATCTGCTGAACAAGCCCAAGCTCTATGACGTGTCGCTCGCCTGA
- a CDS encoding ABC transporter permease has product MSSHRAIRTVRRRLYQVVPVILIVTFVVFGLIQLIPGDIAVTLAGDNATDQRLAEIRSLYGLDRPFLVQYFDWLWGALHGDLGQSLISGEAVMTSLTRTFPLTLLIVVLAMLISMAVGIPLGILAALRPNSILDGAVMGLASVGIAVPNFWLAMILVATFALSLGWLPATGAVAFTTDPIRALEHAILPATALAAGGIAEVARQLRTSLVDILGSQYVRTLHAKGLPGGSVLWKHGLKNVSVNLLTVIGLLANRLLAATVVVETVFAIPGVGNLIVNAALARDFPVVQGVVLTMIIFVVVLNLIIDMLYVVFDPRVR; this is encoded by the coding sequence ATGTCCAGCCACCGCGCGATCCGCACCGTGCGCCGCCGCCTGTATCAGGTGGTGCCGGTGATCCTGATCGTGACCTTCGTGGTGTTCGGGCTGATCCAGCTCATCCCCGGCGATATCGCGGTCACGCTGGCCGGCGACAATGCCACCGACCAGCGTCTTGCCGAAATCCGATCGCTCTATGGCCTCGACCGGCCGTTCCTGGTCCAGTATTTCGACTGGCTGTGGGGCGCGCTGCATGGCGATCTGGGGCAGTCGCTGATCTCGGGCGAGGCGGTGATGACCTCGCTCACCCGCACCTTTCCGCTGACCCTGCTGATCGTCGTGCTGGCGATGCTGATTTCCATGGCGGTCGGCATTCCGCTGGGCATTCTGGCGGCCTTGCGGCCGAATTCCATCCTGGACGGCGCGGTGATGGGGCTGGCCTCGGTCGGCATCGCGGTGCCGAATTTCTGGCTGGCGATGATCCTGGTCGCCACCTTCGCGCTGTCGCTGGGCTGGCTGCCGGCGACCGGCGCCGTGGCCTTCACCACCGATCCGATCCGCGCGCTTGAACACGCCATCCTGCCGGCGACCGCCCTTGCCGCCGGCGGCATCGCCGAGGTGGCACGCCAGTTGCGCACCTCGCTGGTCGACATCCTGGGCTCGCAATATGTCCGCACGCTGCACGCCAAGGGCCTGCCCGGCGGGTCGGTGCTGTGGAAGCACGGGCTGAAGAACGTCTCGGTCAATCTGCTGACGGTGATCGGTCTGCTGGCCAACCGGCTGCTGGCGGCAACCGTGGTGGTCGAGACCGTGTTCGCCATTCCGGGTGTCGGCAATCTGATCGTGAACGCGGCGCTGGCCCGCGATTTCCCGGTGGTGCAGGGGGTGGTGCTGACGATGATCATCTTCGTCGTCGTGCTGAACCTGATCATCGACATGCTTTATGTCGTCTTCGATCCGAGGGTGCGCTGA